A stretch of the Bradyrhizobium sp. CCBAU 53351 genome encodes the following:
- a CDS encoding ABC transporter ATP-binding protein, translated as MKKRAQFDKVSLSFETPKGRLLVVEDVSYDINDGDFIAVIGPSGCGKTTMMSMLAGFQKPTTGKVLFDGRPVAGPGPERGVIFQEYGVFPWLTVKQNIAFGLTLKANHVATAERDAICDHYLGLMGLSDFANSYPKHLSGGMRQRLAIARAYAVKPQFLLMDEPFGALDAQTRSNMQNLLLKVLETEGKTVMLITHSVEEAIYLASRIVVVTARPARIKEIIDVPFAYPRDESIQERPEFAELRSHIRQLVMDEYRAQQAQMRPVSFSE; from the coding sequence ATGAAAAAGCGCGCGCAGTTCGACAAGGTGTCGCTGTCTTTCGAGACGCCGAAGGGCCGCCTCTTGGTCGTCGAGGACGTCAGCTACGACATCAACGACGGCGACTTCATCGCGGTGATCGGGCCGTCCGGCTGCGGCAAGACCACGATGATGAGCATGCTCGCCGGCTTCCAGAAGCCGACGACCGGCAAGGTCCTGTTCGACGGCCGCCCCGTCGCCGGTCCCGGCCCCGAGCGCGGCGTCATCTTTCAGGAATATGGCGTCTTCCCCTGGTTGACGGTGAAGCAGAACATCGCTTTCGGCCTGACGCTCAAAGCCAACCATGTCGCGACCGCCGAGCGCGACGCGATCTGCGATCACTATCTCGGCCTGATGGGCCTGTCTGACTTCGCCAATTCCTACCCGAAACATCTGTCCGGCGGTATGCGGCAGCGGCTGGCGATCGCGCGGGCCTATGCCGTGAAACCGCAATTTCTGCTGATGGACGAGCCATTCGGGGCGCTCGACGCCCAAACCCGATCCAACATGCAGAACCTGCTGCTCAAGGTGCTGGAGACCGAAGGCAAGACCGTCATGCTGATTACCCATTCTGTTGAGGAAGCGATCTACCTCGCTTCCCGCATCGTGGTGGTGACGGCGCGGCCGGCGCGGATCAAGGAGATCATCGACGTTCCCTTCGCTTACCCGCGCGATGAATCGATCCAGGAACGTCCGGAATTCGCTGAGCTACGCAGTCATATCAGGCAGCTGGTCATGGACGAATATCGCGCCCAGCAGGCGCAGATGCGTCCGGTCTCATTCTCGGAATAA
- a CDS encoding GMC family oxidoreductase, with translation MPARGYDYIIVGAGSAGCVVANRLSADPACRVLLLEAGGSDRNFWLKLPVGYYRTIYNERFSRLFRTEPSEGSGGRAIVWPRGRVLGGSSSINGLIFIRGQHEDFDDWERLGADGWSYRELLPYFRRYERYRGGESQFHGGLGEFEVSDLRNDNPASKAWVEAGVQFGLPRNPDFNGATTLGVGTYQLGIGRHWRTSSASAFLRPVAGRPNLTIITQAQVSRVIFNGRVATGVEWISKGQVHSAAADREIILSGGALQSPQILQLSGVGPADLLRKLGISVVADSPDVGANLQDHYQARLIVRLKERISLNDQVRNPVELTKMGLQWMLAGSGPLTVGAGQVGGAACTEYAVGGRPDVQFNVMPLSVDKPGEPLHSYSGFTASVWQCHGKSRGQLAISSTDPFEQPRIVPNYFAEEIDRKTIVAGLKILREIYRQKAFRPLWDVEMVPGEAARDDAGLWDFARNTGGTVFHCVGTCRMGRDAQAVLDPELRVRGVERLRVIDASVMPQITSANTNATSLMIGERGAALVMA, from the coding sequence ATGCCAGCACGCGGTTATGACTACATCATCGTCGGCGCGGGCTCGGCCGGCTGCGTGGTCGCGAACCGATTGTCTGCGGATCCGGCCTGCCGCGTGCTGCTGCTGGAGGCCGGCGGATCGGATCGGAATTTCTGGCTGAAGCTTCCGGTCGGCTACTACCGGACCATCTACAACGAGCGGTTCTCGCGCCTGTTCAGGACCGAGCCTTCGGAAGGGAGTGGCGGTCGCGCCATCGTCTGGCCGCGCGGCCGCGTGCTGGGTGGTTCCTCGTCGATCAACGGTCTGATCTTCATTCGGGGCCAGCATGAGGATTTTGACGATTGGGAACGCCTCGGTGCCGACGGCTGGAGCTATCGCGAGCTCCTGCCGTATTTTCGGCGCTACGAACGCTACCGAGGCGGCGAGAGCCAGTTTCACGGGGGGCTCGGCGAGTTCGAAGTCTCCGATCTCCGCAACGATAATCCGGCATCGAAGGCCTGGGTCGAGGCCGGCGTGCAGTTCGGCCTGCCGCGCAATCCCGACTTCAACGGCGCTACGACGCTCGGCGTTGGCACCTACCAGCTCGGCATCGGGCGGCACTGGCGGACCAGTTCGGCCTCTGCGTTTCTGCGTCCCGTCGCCGGTCGTCCGAACCTCACCATCATTACCCAGGCGCAGGTCAGCAGGGTCATTTTCAACGGTCGCGTCGCGACCGGCGTCGAGTGGATCAGCAAAGGGCAGGTCCACAGCGCAGCGGCTGATCGAGAGATCATCCTGTCGGGCGGCGCGCTGCAGTCGCCGCAGATCCTCCAGTTGTCCGGCGTTGGTCCGGCCGACCTGCTGCGCAAGCTCGGCATTTCCGTCGTTGCCGATTCCCCTGACGTCGGCGCCAATCTTCAGGATCATTATCAGGCCCGGCTGATCGTTCGCCTGAAAGAGCGAATTTCGCTCAACGATCAAGTCCGCAATCCCGTCGAGCTAACGAAGATGGGGCTGCAATGGATGCTGGCGGGCAGCGGTCCATTGACGGTAGGGGCGGGGCAGGTCGGCGGCGCAGCCTGCACGGAATACGCCGTCGGCGGACGGCCGGACGTGCAGTTCAACGTGATGCCGCTTTCGGTCGACAAGCCCGGCGAGCCTCTGCACAGCTATTCCGGCTTTACCGCCTCGGTCTGGCAGTGCCACGGAAAGTCGCGCGGACAGCTTGCGATCAGTTCGACCGATCCGTTCGAGCAGCCGCGCATCGTGCCGAACTATTTCGCCGAGGAGATCGACCGCAAGACCATTGTTGCGGGCCTGAAGATTCTGCGCGAGATCTATCGGCAGAAGGCGTTTCGCCCGCTCTGGGATGTCGAGATGGTGCCGGGCGAGGCGGCCAGGGATGATGCCGGGCTGTGGGACTTTGCGCGCAACACGGGAGGCACGGTATTTCACTGTGTCGGGACCTGTCGCATGGGCCGCGACGCGCAGGCCGTGCTTGATCCGGAGCTGCGTGTGCGCGGCGTCGAGCGGCTGCGAGTGATCGATGCCTCGGTGATGCCGCAAATTACCTCGGCCAATACGAATGCGACGAGCCTCATGATTGGCGAACGCGGTGCAGCGCTGGTCATGGCTTGA
- a CDS encoding chloride channel protein → MAPASHPAKPAAAPGIRLLPLFLRNFVRNRETGLVLVAIVVGLLSGVLVAAISSLSQVSHALLFDIPFDAHLSATGVISWQRTLLVPMLGGLVLALIGLYFARRVKGQQLADAIEANALYGGRVSFRGSLLISIQTLLSNGFGGSVGLEAGYTQICSMFGSHVGQRLAARRNDMRLLVACGAAGAISAAFSAPLAGAFYAFEVVLGAYTSAGLVPVIASAVTAWLVARQLTHQSFLMVPGFPSPVSVEMIGQTVLIGTICAFVSILVMLAVAFSERCFQRITVFKGFLRPILGGLLLGGLALLTPTVLGAGHGAMQILLVSNPTWLLLTTTIVFKILASAISLGSGFRGGLFFASLFLGALIGQLYSIVLTGPLPTLALQPGTAAIAALAALGTGVLGAPFSMVCLALEITGDFSVTVGAVVASSVCALIVRELFGYSFATWRFHLRGEVIRGPQDIGWVRQMSAASLMRTDFENALTTMPIGEAQKLFSPAQVRQIVLRDPSGIYAGIVPAATLHSVANQDDEQLGSLAQQQDECLLPTTPVREILKAFERSEADVLAVVDRTDHRATIGTLSESHVLRTYGEELERRNQELFSR, encoded by the coding sequence ATGGCGCCGGCATCACATCCTGCGAAGCCGGCCGCGGCTCCCGGCATCCGCCTGCTGCCGTTGTTCCTGCGCAACTTCGTGCGCAATCGCGAGACCGGCCTTGTGCTGGTCGCGATCGTCGTCGGACTGCTCAGTGGCGTGCTGGTGGCTGCGATCTCGAGCCTCAGCCAGGTTTCTCACGCCCTGCTGTTCGACATTCCTTTCGATGCACATCTCAGCGCCACCGGCGTGATCTCCTGGCAGCGCACGCTCCTGGTCCCGATGCTGGGCGGCTTGGTGCTCGCGCTGATCGGACTGTATTTTGCCCGGCGCGTGAAGGGACAGCAGCTCGCCGACGCAATCGAGGCCAATGCGCTCTATGGTGGCCGGGTGTCCTTTCGCGGCAGCCTGCTGATCTCGATCCAGACGCTGCTGTCCAACGGGTTCGGCGGATCGGTCGGTCTGGAGGCCGGCTATACCCAGATTTGCTCGATGTTCGGCTCCCATGTCGGCCAGCGCCTGGCTGCCCGTCGCAACGACATGCGGCTGCTGGTGGCCTGCGGCGCCGCGGGGGCGATCAGCGCCGCATTTTCCGCACCGCTCGCGGGCGCCTTCTACGCCTTCGAGGTCGTGCTCGGCGCCTATACGTCCGCCGGTCTCGTGCCGGTCATCGCCAGCGCCGTCACCGCATGGCTCGTCGCGCGGCAATTGACGCACCAGTCCTTCCTGATGGTGCCTGGATTTCCCTCGCCGGTTTCCGTCGAAATGATCGGGCAGACGGTGCTGATCGGCACCATCTGCGCTTTCGTCAGCATCCTCGTGATGCTCGCCGTCGCATTCTCCGAACGCTGCTTTCAGCGCATCACGGTGTTCAAGGGCTTCCTGCGCCCAATTCTCGGCGGCCTCCTCCTCGGCGGCCTCGCCTTGCTGACGCCCACTGTGCTCGGCGCCGGTCACGGCGCCATGCAGATCCTGCTGGTCAGCAATCCGACCTGGCTTCTGCTCACGACCACAATCGTGTTCAAGATCCTCGCCTCCGCCATCTCGCTCGGCTCCGGCTTCCGCGGCGGCCTGTTCTTCGCCTCGCTGTTCCTGGGCGCGCTGATCGGGCAGCTCTACAGCATCGTGCTGACCGGCCCTCTTCCCACGCTGGCGCTTCAACCCGGCACGGCCGCCATCGCGGCGCTCGCCGCACTCGGGACGGGCGTCCTTGGCGCGCCGTTCAGCATGGTGTGTCTTGCGCTTGAGATCACCGGCGATTTCTCCGTCACCGTTGGAGCAGTGGTCGCGTCGTCGGTCTGCGCGCTGATCGTGCGCGAGCTATTCGGGTACAGCTTCGCCACATGGCGCTTCCATCTGCGCGGCGAGGTGATCCGCGGCCCGCAGGACATCGGCTGGGTACGGCAGATGAGCGCGGCTTCGCTGATGCGCACCGACTTCGAGAACGCGCTGACGACGATGCCGATCGGCGAGGCGCAAAAGCTGTTCTCGCCGGCACAGGTTCGCCAGATCGTGCTCCGCGATCCCAGCGGCATCTATGCGGGCATCGTGCCCGCCGCGACGCTTCATTCCGTCGCCAACCAGGACGACGAGCAGCTGGGGTCACTGGCCCAGCAACAGGATGAGTGCCTGCTCCCGACGACGCCGGTGCGCGAGATCCTGAAGGCCTTTGAACGCAGCGAGGCCGATGTGCTCGCGGTCGTCGATCGCACCGATCATCGCGCGACGATCGGCACCTTAAGCGAATCCCACGTCCTGCGCACCTACGGCGAGGAGCTTGAGCGCCGAAACCAGGAACTGTTCTCGCGTTGA
- a CDS encoding 2OG-Fe(II) oxygenase encodes MHVDFQLHSLSGLFARVDSLRDEYVVAKPWPHIVVNDAFPERLLDMVAAECTALQEARLITTNTDCLVKQEISDGLGPATQHLLNLVDSPRFRELISAVTGVRDLLCDPTHKFAGVHRTPPGGFTKIHRDFEVHPTTGLFHRVNLLVYLNRDWPEAYGGSLELWPADMSALGCRIFPRFNTMILWETHGATLHGLPDPVTCPPGRMRLSVASYYYTTTRRVAASGERRVRYWAARPGEDQVIERMCWQDHLRTLIPDPLYNVLRAARDRISGVRRSKEP; translated from the coding sequence TTGCATGTTGATTTCCAGCTTCACTCGCTGAGCGGCCTCTTTGCCCGCGTCGATTCTCTGCGCGACGAATATGTAGTCGCCAAACCTTGGCCCCACATAGTCGTCAACGACGCCTTTCCCGAGAGGCTGTTGGACATGGTCGCGGCCGAATGCACCGCCCTCCAAGAGGCGCGTCTGATTACCACGAATACTGATTGCTTGGTGAAGCAGGAGATATCGGATGGATTGGGGCCGGCCACCCAGCATCTGCTGAACCTGGTGGACAGTCCCCGCTTCCGAGAATTGATTTCGGCGGTCACGGGCGTTCGCGATCTTCTTTGCGATCCGACACACAAATTTGCGGGAGTACATCGAACGCCTCCAGGGGGCTTTACGAAGATTCACCGCGATTTCGAAGTTCACCCGACGACCGGGCTGTTCCACCGGGTCAATTTGCTCGTCTATCTCAATCGGGATTGGCCCGAAGCTTACGGCGGTAGCCTCGAATTGTGGCCTGCGGATATGTCCGCGCTTGGATGCCGCATCTTCCCGCGGTTCAACACCATGATCCTCTGGGAGACGCACGGCGCCACCCTCCACGGCCTTCCGGATCCGGTCACCTGCCCGCCTGGTCGAATGCGCCTTTCAGTCGCATCCTATTACTACACGACGACGCGCCGCGTCGCCGCGTCGGGCGAACGCCGCGTCCGGTATTGGGCCGCGCGACCAGGTGAGGATCAAGTGATCGAGCGAATGTGTTGGCAGGATCACCTTCGTACGCTCATACCCGACCCACTCTACAACGTGCTCCGGGCAGCGCGCGATCGGATATCCGGAGTGCGCCGGTCGAAAGAACCATGA
- a CDS encoding H-NS family nucleoid-associated regulatory protein: MENDDWASMTTAELWRLYDEVTTVLGRRMTAEKAKLEERLRRIEGTAAAAQNEERSRRPYPPVLPKYQNPKDPSETWSGRGKQPRWLKAQLRAGKKLHDLLIDRSSAQRRRRTG, encoded by the coding sequence ATGGAGAACGACGACTGGGCGTCCATGACCACAGCCGAGCTGTGGCGACTTTACGACGAGGTCACGACTGTTCTTGGCCGCAGGATGACCGCGGAGAAGGCCAAACTCGAAGAACGGCTTCGCAGGATTGAGGGGACGGCCGCTGCGGCCCAGAACGAGGAACGTTCTCGCCGCCCCTACCCCCCAGTGTTGCCGAAATACCAGAACCCGAAAGATCCCTCGGAAACTTGGTCGGGTCGCGGTAAGCAGCCCCGATGGCTGAAGGCTCAGCTTCGAGCCGGTAAGAAGCTGCATGATCTCCTGATCGATCGGTCGTCCGCACAAAGGCGTCGCCGGACCGGTTGA
- a CDS encoding ABC transporter substrate-binding protein, with protein sequence MDRRQFLTTTAGLALGTFTAAAPAIAQAKTKVRVGYLHTVAVDGQIWTGMDRGSFEKQGLDLELRQFNTGLEIFQALIGGSLDVLATGAVLSNFPARGQGKVFLINDIEVATAQLWVRGDQGIKSFADLKGKRIATATGTTAHVFLDTALRANKVDPKEVELVNQTMPAAVTAFISGAVPAVALWVPFNVTVRDKVPGATMLADASAYYPKAAIIGGWAAANDYYEPNRETLAKLIRGWADANDYIVANSNEAMEKLQKGHYSQTPLSDINESFKAQKMFTSKDWKRMYSDGTVTNWLQQSTDFFMANAGIKDFTPASKYFDPSLYLKTIA encoded by the coding sequence ATGGATCGGCGGCAATTTCTGACCACGACGGCAGGCCTGGCACTCGGCACTTTCACGGCCGCAGCCCCCGCAATCGCCCAGGCAAAAACTAAGGTTCGCGTTGGCTATCTCCACACCGTCGCCGTCGACGGCCAGATCTGGACCGGCATGGACCGCGGCTCCTTCGAAAAGCAGGGCCTCGATCTCGAACTGCGGCAGTTCAACACCGGCCTCGAAATCTTCCAGGCGCTGATTGGTGGCAGCCTCGACGTGCTGGCAACTGGCGCTGTCCTCTCGAACTTCCCGGCCCGCGGCCAAGGCAAGGTATTTCTGATCAACGACATCGAGGTGGCGACGGCGCAGCTCTGGGTTCGCGGCGATCAGGGCATCAAGTCGTTCGCGGATTTGAAGGGCAAGCGCATCGCAACCGCGACCGGCACGACGGCGCACGTGTTCCTCGACACCGCGCTCCGGGCCAACAAGGTCGATCCAAAGGAGGTCGAGCTCGTCAACCAGACGATGCCGGCGGCCGTTACTGCCTTCATCTCCGGCGCCGTGCCTGCCGTGGCGCTCTGGGTACCGTTCAACGTCACGGTCCGCGACAAGGTCCCGGGCGCGACCATGCTTGCCGATGCGTCAGCCTATTATCCCAAGGCGGCTATTATCGGCGGCTGGGCTGCGGCGAACGACTATTACGAACCCAACAGGGAGACCCTCGCCAAGCTGATCCGCGGCTGGGCGGATGCCAACGACTACATCGTCGCGAACAGCAACGAGGCGATGGAGAAGCTGCAGAAGGGTCATTACAGCCAGACGCCATTGTCAGATATCAACGAGTCCTTCAAGGCCCAGAAGATGTTCACGTCCAAGGACTGGAAGCGGATGTACTCGGACGGGACCGTCACCAACTGGCTGCAGCAGTCGACGGACTTCTTCATGGCCAATGCGGGCATCAAGGACTTCACGCCGGCGAGCAAATACTTCGATCCGAGCCTGTATTTGAAGACGATCGCCTAG
- a CDS encoding formylglycine-generating enzyme family protein — MTGDRSHCCTQRAAGSGPATGEDAQAAITPSSTPILRRWSSLIGGTFHMGSAGIGFVEDGEGPVRLVTLSPFAIACHAVSNLQFGDFVRATGYTTDAERYGWSFVFDGLLPEEKRAARTTRVQETPWWVPVTRAYWAQPEGPASSILDRLDHPVVHVSWNDAQAYCRWSGTRMPTEAEWEMAARGGLDRATYPWGDELKPGGEHRCNIWQGNFPDRNTVDDGYFGTAPVHSFVPNGYGLHNVAGNVWEWCEDYFSPSYHRLTPSRDPLNREPAPNRSMRGGSFLCHESYCNRYRVAARSSNTPDSASSNIGFRVVRTEPLRDPA; from the coding sequence ATGACCGGGGATCGCTCACACTGTTGCACCCAGCGCGCCGCCGGCAGCGGGCCGGCGACGGGCGAGGATGCGCAAGCGGCGATCACTCCCAGTTCAACTCCGATCCTGCGCCGCTGGAGCTCACTGATCGGCGGAACCTTCCACATGGGATCCGCCGGCATCGGCTTCGTCGAGGACGGCGAAGGCCCGGTACGGCTGGTGACGTTGTCGCCGTTTGCCATTGCCTGCCACGCCGTGAGCAATCTGCAATTCGGCGACTTCGTCCGGGCCACGGGCTACACGACGGATGCCGAACGCTACGGCTGGAGCTTTGTCTTCGACGGGCTGTTGCCGGAAGAGAAACGTGCGGCCCGCACGACGCGCGTTCAGGAAACGCCATGGTGGGTCCCGGTGACGCGCGCCTATTGGGCGCAGCCGGAAGGACCTGCGAGCAGCATTCTGGACAGGCTCGATCATCCCGTCGTCCACGTCTCCTGGAACGACGCACAGGCCTATTGCCGATGGTCCGGCACGCGCATGCCGACCGAGGCGGAATGGGAGATGGCCGCGCGCGGCGGGCTGGACCGGGCCACCTACCCCTGGGGCGACGAGCTGAAGCCCGGCGGCGAGCATCGCTGCAATATCTGGCAGGGCAACTTTCCCGACCGCAACACCGTGGATGATGGCTATTTCGGTACGGCGCCGGTTCACAGTTTCGTGCCCAACGGATATGGCCTGCACAATGTCGCCGGAAACGTCTGGGAATGGTGCGAGGACTATTTTTCGCCGAGCTATCACCGCCTCACGCCATCGCGAGATCCCTTGAACCGCGAGCCTGCTCCCAACCGGTCGATGCGCGGCGGATCCTTCCTCTGCCACGAATCCTACTGCAATCGCTACCGCGTCGCGGCGCGAAGTTCCAACACGCCCGACTCCGCGTCCAGCAATATCGGCTTCCGCGTCGTGCGCACCGAACCGCTGCGGGATCCGGCCTAG
- a CDS encoding mandelate racemase/muconate lactonizing enzyme family protein, with protein MTSSPFTLRSVQAFGYRYPLITPVITSFGRMKDRPTVFVRVEDGDGNIGWGEVWCNFPAPGAEHRVRLVNEVLAPALVGFNAREPSDAFEHLTQGTSVLALQSGEPGPFAQSIAGIDLAVWDLYARRRNVALWKLLGGTRRTIRVYASGINPVGSERTAEAALARGYRALKLKIGFDPAGDRANLAALRRLVGEGLLAADVNQGWSLAQALELAPQLEHFALAWLEEPLRADRPRQEWAQLREAIRFPLAAGENIASHAGFAEVLREPVLGVVQPDIAKWGGLSACAGIARDILKSGKMFCPHYLGAGIGLLASAHLLAGVGGNGLLEVDCNENPLRDRFCGPVLDVRDGMIELGDEAGLGITPDLASIENYRTI; from the coding sequence ATGACATCGTCGCCTTTCACCCTCCGAAGCGTCCAGGCCTTTGGCTATCGCTACCCGCTGATCACGCCGGTCATCACGTCCTTCGGGCGGATGAAGGATCGGCCCACCGTGTTCGTCCGCGTCGAGGACGGCGACGGCAATATCGGCTGGGGTGAAGTGTGGTGCAATTTTCCTGCACCGGGAGCCGAACATCGTGTTCGGCTCGTCAACGAGGTGCTGGCACCGGCCCTCGTCGGGTTCAACGCGCGTGAGCCGTCCGACGCGTTCGAACACCTGACGCAGGGAACGTCGGTGCTCGCGCTGCAATCCGGAGAGCCCGGGCCGTTTGCGCAATCGATCGCCGGCATCGATCTGGCCGTCTGGGATCTCTACGCGCGCCGCCGGAACGTCGCGCTGTGGAAGCTGCTCGGCGGGACGAGGCGTACGATCAGGGTCTACGCCAGCGGCATCAATCCGGTCGGGTCCGAGCGGACGGCGGAAGCGGCTCTGGCCCGCGGATACCGCGCGCTGAAGCTGAAGATCGGCTTCGATCCGGCAGGCGACCGCGCCAATCTCGCCGCGTTGCGCCGCCTCGTGGGTGAAGGTCTGCTCGCTGCCGACGTCAATCAGGGCTGGAGCCTGGCGCAGGCGCTGGAGCTTGCACCGCAACTCGAGCACTTCGCGCTCGCCTGGCTCGAGGAACCGCTTCGCGCCGATCGCCCCCGCCAGGAATGGGCGCAATTGCGCGAGGCCATCCGCTTTCCGCTCGCGGCCGGCGAGAACATCGCGAGCCATGCCGGCTTTGCCGAGGTGCTGCGTGAGCCGGTGCTCGGTGTCGTCCAGCCGGACATCGCCAAATGGGGCGGGCTGTCGGCTTGCGCGGGCATCGCGCGCGATATCCTCAAGTCGGGAAAGATGTTCTGCCCGCATTATCTCGGCGCCGGCATCGGTCTTCTGGCATCTGCGCATCTTCTCGCCGGCGTCGGCGGCAACGGACTGCTCGAAGTCGACTGCAATGAAAACCCGCTACGTGACCGGTTCTGCGGTCCGGTGCTCGATGTCCGCGACGGCATGATAGAGCTCGGCGACGAAGCGGGCCTCGGCATCACGCCCGATCTTGCCTCAATCGAAAATTACCGGACGATCTGA
- a CDS encoding ABC transporter permease — protein sequence MNGAGLRRLGLGLIPWIGAILLWYAVRWSGFVNVSLIPAPHQVAAKFFELLTKEGLLIDIFASTRRVFLGVALGILVAVPVGFLLGWYRPARTFADPMINFFRALPPIALIPLVIVYFGVDELAKLVILFYASFFSGVIVMYEGVSQITPLYIRVAQTLGANQAEIFRKVIIPLTVPHILTALRVALGVAWATLVASELIAAQRGLGAMIQNASTYFLLDVIYVGIICIGLIALIMDLILRKITARLLVWQDRAIA from the coding sequence ATGAACGGAGCCGGCCTGAGACGCCTCGGTCTCGGATTGATACCGTGGATCGGTGCAATCCTGCTTTGGTACGCCGTGCGCTGGAGTGGCTTCGTCAACGTCTCGCTGATCCCCGCGCCGCACCAGGTCGCCGCCAAGTTCTTCGAGCTTCTGACCAAGGAAGGTCTGTTGATCGACATCTTTGCTTCGACTCGGCGCGTCTTTCTCGGCGTCGCGCTCGGCATCCTCGTGGCCGTGCCGGTCGGATTTCTGCTGGGCTGGTATCGCCCCGCCCGCACCTTCGCAGATCCCATGATCAACTTCTTTCGTGCACTGCCGCCGATCGCGCTGATCCCGCTGGTGATCGTCTATTTCGGCGTCGACGAGCTCGCAAAGCTCGTCATCCTGTTCTACGCCTCCTTCTTCTCCGGCGTGATCGTGATGTATGAGGGCGTGTCGCAGATCACCCCGCTCTACATCCGCGTGGCGCAGACGCTCGGAGCCAACCAGGCGGAGATCTTTCGCAAGGTCATCATTCCCCTCACCGTCCCGCACATTCTCACGGCGCTGCGCGTGGCATTGGGCGTGGCCTGGGCGACGCTGGTCGCATCCGAGCTGATCGCGGCGCAGCGCGGGCTCGGCGCCATGATCCAGAATGCCTCGACCTACTTCCTGCTCGACGTCATCTATGTCGGCATCATCTGCATCGGCCTGATCGCGCTGATCATGGACTTGATCCTGCGTAAGATCACCGCGCGGCTGTTGGTCTGGCAGGATCGGGCCATCGCATGA
- a CDS encoding response regulator transcription factor codes for MRRIRIVIADRHPIVLQGIKSVLAMHRDFTVVASCSDGASCIEAIRFLLPDIALVDAALPDVSPQQILAPASAVSPGLPIIFFAATTSDRDLQRLALDGACIVLPKDADPEMLVATLREATQNQAAVSPSVERASEEPRAGDQALTLLTGRERQIVRLVSEGLSNKAIGRRLNLVDGTIKVHLHHIFQKLDVSNRTLLAALAISRSEPHAPSGELNPRALLQQNPVED; via the coding sequence ATGCGCCGCATCAGAATTGTCATTGCGGATCGACATCCGATCGTCTTGCAAGGCATCAAGAGCGTTCTTGCGATGCACCGTGATTTCACGGTTGTCGCGTCTTGCAGCGATGGTGCGAGCTGCATCGAGGCCATCCGATTTCTTCTGCCGGACATCGCGCTTGTCGACGCTGCACTGCCCGACGTCAGTCCGCAGCAGATCCTCGCTCCCGCAAGCGCTGTGAGCCCAGGCCTGCCGATCATCTTCTTCGCCGCTACCACGAGCGACCGTGACTTACAAAGGCTTGCCCTGGACGGCGCCTGCATCGTCCTTCCGAAGGACGCGGATCCGGAGATGCTGGTCGCGACCCTGCGGGAGGCTACGCAGAACCAAGCAGCTGTCTCGCCGAGCGTCGAGCGGGCCAGCGAGGAGCCCCGCGCCGGTGATCAGGCTCTGACGCTACTCACGGGTCGGGAGCGTCAGATCGTGCGGCTCGTGTCGGAGGGTCTATCGAATAAAGCGATTGGGCGTCGGCTGAATCTTGTCGACGGGACGATCAAGGTCCACCTCCATCACATTTTCCAGAAGCTGGATGTGAGCAACCGTACACTGCTCGCGGCATTGGCGATTTCGCGGAGCGAGCCGCACGCACCGTCGGGTGAGCTCAATCCTCGTGCTCTGTTGCAGCAGAATCCGGTCGAGGACTAA
- a CDS encoding GntR family transcriptional regulator: MELSSDSHVPKYAQIADIFRQRIARGVWTQGFRLPANEELAAEFGVSRVTIRQAVELLARDGVIEAQQGRGTFVTGTVRQDRWLKVETTLSDLADMYRDTSPEIINISESRTNAPLLPGDGKPAEKYVFMRRLHSREKQPYCVISIYLDEKIFRRSPKRFRNETVIPILNDLRDPAIASARQTLTIGAADIEAARLLRVPLNSPVAEVRRIFTTADRTVIYLGEVTYRGDFVRIDMDLRP; encoded by the coding sequence ATGGAATTGAGTTCCGACAGCCACGTCCCCAAATACGCACAGATCGCCGACATCTTCCGGCAGCGCATCGCGCGCGGCGTCTGGACTCAGGGCTTTCGCCTGCCGGCCAATGAGGAGCTCGCGGCCGAGTTCGGCGTGTCGCGCGTTACGATCAGGCAGGCGGTGGAGCTGCTCGCGCGCGACGGCGTAATCGAGGCGCAGCAGGGCCGCGGCACCTTCGTCACGGGGACTGTGCGGCAGGATCGCTGGCTCAAGGTCGAGACCACGCTGTCCGATCTCGCCGACATGTATCGCGACACTTCGCCCGAGATCATCAATATCTCGGAAAGCCGCACCAATGCGCCGCTGCTTCCCGGAGACGGCAAACCGGCCGAAAAATATGTCTTCATGCGTCGGCTGCATTCGCGGGAGAAGCAGCCGTATTGCGTCATTTCCATCTATCTCGACGAGAAGATCTTCCGCAGGTCACCGAAGCGTTTTCGCAACGAGACCGTGATTCCGATCCTGAACGATCTCAGGGATCCCGCCATCGCCAGCGCGCGCCAGACGCTGACGATAGGTGCCGCGGACATCGAAGCGGCGCGGCTGCTGCGCGTGCCGCTGAATTCGCCGGTGGCAGAAGTCCGCCGAATCTTCACGACCGCGGACCGCACCGTGATCTATCTCGGCGAAGTCACCTATCGCGGCGACTTCGTGCGGATCGACATGGATCTGCGGCCCTAG